cggagatcgcgccactgcactccagcctgggcgaatgAGCGAGACTCCtcgcaaaaacaaaacaaaacaaaacaaaaacaaaaacaaaaccaagcagcATTGATTATACCAGCTGCCTTTTGCTCTCCCCATCTCCATAAAGATTTTCCTTACACTGTAATGTTGTCTATATAATGCCCATCCCACTTGACTGCTAAAACATGACAGATCAACTTTAAATGTAAGACAATACTTTTGCATTTGGAAAGGGAAGCTTTGACCGTATTTAGTGACAATACTCTAAACCTCctgaaaagacaacaaaaacttttatttaatatataaaatgtggaCAATACAGACCCCATTTGgctaagatattttatattcactATTGATCTTATGATAGTCTGATACCAAATTGTgtctatacagaaaaaaataaaaaggcaaacatgCAAAAGCACTTCTAGGGAAAATTAATCACTTGTATCatgaaacattttcatattttagacTAAAAAATGTGAAGACTTAAATATTCCAAGATACTGCTATTTGAAAAGCACTGGAATATACAACTCTTATTTATGTATGCatcatatattttgtaaaatacacCAGTTTGACACATTAATATTATACATtgcaataaatataatttacattagtATATTGGATCTTTCATGAAAGTTTTTCAATCTGTACAACTGAAGGACTGTGAGCTTCTTCAATAAATACTATTACAATAGCTACAACTTGACCAGCAAAGTTTAAGCTTCAATAGATACTAACTAGTATTACATCTTTAAACATTGTCACTAGCCAAATTCCAGCTGCTATAAGCACTGGCATGTATAATATCCAAAGACAGTTTAGTGTCTTGTCTGAGAAGATTGAGACACTTTACAGGTGACAGGTCCACACCATAATCTGTGAAACTTACAAGATTTTTTTAGCCAAGGAGTGGAATGAAGTCCTGGAAAATACAGTAGCAGATTTCACAGGCTCCTGGCTGTTCAGTTTTCATGCTTTACCATATCCCCCAAAGCCCCAACAATGGATGTCATCCAACTTTTTAATCTATGTGTGGTCTTGGAAGGGTCAACAGTCACACAGCTGGCTGAGTGGCAACATCGTGGTTTTAACTCTGAATTCTGACTTGCATgctatatttcttctttttgtcatttcaatGTAAACACAGATTGATGTTCAAAGAGTCAAAGATGCTAATTTGTAAGCAATAAAACATCTTGAATttgccattaaaatattttttgtgtgaaaTTTTGCTAGGTAGTAAGTTCTATAATGTTAGCAGTTCTTTTTTCCAAATGCCAACACATTTCTGCCCTTACTATTAACATACTTCAATCGTCATATGACCTGATCAGTTTTTCAGCCAACAGAGATCACTACCTCATCCTGACCCTCTGTATGTTTTCACCATTTGTACATCTTCCCAGAGGCTTCTTTTGGCCTGGAAGGAGTTAGCAAGATCATTCTTGTACTATGTGGCATGCATTCACATGTCATCAATGTCCATATGTGATGTATGAAGCTAAAGAAGAAACACTTTGGAAAAAAACATGCCAAGTAGTAAACAAGCATTTCTAGACATTGTTCACCTCCTCAGTGGATCCACACTCACAGAATTCTCTGGACGCTGAAACAATGTACTTAACACATACTCTAAATTAAGCTGAGCATCCTGAgacctaaaagaaagaaaactaaagtaAATGGTGAAGAAATATTATACAAATGTGTATCATTAGGCTACAAGTTCAAGTCTGGTACAAGTCCTGTAATTTCCATCTTGGTCAGTTTAATGATCTTGATCTTAACAAGGTCAATACAGTAAtgacatattttagattttgtctTGTAGGACTCTAAAACGGATGTTATTTGAGCCTGATGAAGTGAGAATTTTGCTAACCTTCTCTTTCCTCAAAACGAGGAGGTGTAGTAGGTGTCTTCTTTATTTGGTTTCTATAATCCTATGCATTAAAACGGAACATGTAAAAAGAATCACTGCTGAGGAAGGCCAAATACAGCTTTTCTTCATTGATCTTAGTGGCCAGAGATTGGGTAAAGTGAAGCTATTTTGAAGGTCTCACAAATCCTCAATCTACATAGGCATTGCAAGAACTGAAATCAAGATCTGAATTTCCTGTCATTATGTTACACAGAGCACTAAGGTTCTTTCTTGCCTTAACATACAGCCCCATGTTGCTCTACTTGTAAAGTGCTTTCCAACAAGTTATTCCACCATCAGTTGCAAACTCTGATGTTGATTTTATGGGGGCTAgctttcaaaactaaaaattccTTTGACACTGGATTTATTTGTTCGGGATTTTCAATTGCATTATCTCACCTTATTATTCTCATGTAGAAGTTGACCATTTCAAGGGCTAGACATGCAGCAAttcaatattcattaaaaattattaacactGTTGAAGCATTTTACAAATTTTTCATTAACACCTGGCAGAGAACAAATATAATGGATAACACTGACCAACAGTCTTCTCTCTATTACTAGTCTGATTAGTACTTTACTTTTCAGTGCTATGGTATCTAGGTACTTTAAATCTCTATATTTCCCTCTCCATatacatgttttttctttaaatattgagATGTAAGGTTTATCCAAAGATTATAGCTTCCCATTCTATCAATGCAACCTAtacaaattctattttttcttttcatattgcaTTTTGTGTTTTCAAACACTTAGAGGAAGCAAAAAGAGCCTTCtccaccatgattttaatttaaactaAAGCCCTCATTCTAAAATGTCTTCTGCCCACCTCAGTTGCTTCATACATTTGAGAGTATACTTGGAGGCTATGCATCGTGGATGACTGTCAACCTCTCCTTTTCTGAAATACTGTCCTCCTGTCCAACATCCTTCAACTTACTGTTATTTGACTTTCCTCAAACTTTGGTCTGTAATTTGTTTGTgattcttaaaattgtttttacagATGTGAGTGAACACTTGTCCTGGAACACAAACAAAGTCTTCAGGCATTGCACAGCAGTGGGGCAAGTAAATGCTCTTTATCACAAGATATCTAAGAGAGCTCACAGTGTTTAGAAGGAAAATAcatgcattttaattattttgaatgcATTTCACCAGTACGATAATATATGCAGGCTTTCCCCATCAAACATTTAGCACCCAATATATAATGAGACCTTTTCCAGAAATAACTGGAAAACAATCACTTTGCAGGCTCTTAAATTCATTAACTTTACTTGTCTATTCAATTCCCTAAAGAAACTCAGTCAACTATCATCTATGCTTATAAGACACTGAAAAAGACACCCCACTCAGAGATCCATTGATGTGATGCTGGATGAACTAATGAGTTTAGTGTTTTGTTATACCATGCTAAATATTTCTGAGAATGTAGATTTTCGTTTTATTCCTattgtggattttaaaaatcaataaaggcTAGATAAACCACAAACTCAAGTTGCAGGGGGCTAGTTTTCTTAGAGAAATTACTAATATCAAAAATAGCCCCAGTACTCAGGAGCACACACACTTTAAACAGAAAAGCTTGTAAATTTTAAAGGCCAAAGAGAAAGTAAATGTTTAACTAGGTAGTGCTGTTTTATTATACATACTTCTAGTCAGAAAGAAGACAGACTTTGAAAGCAAACCAAGCAAGCTAAGTGTGGATGTGGGCATTTctacttctattattttttaaactattttcttggTTTGATTTTTTCTAAACTGACTAGAAAGTTAAAGAGGGGAAAAGCACTTGATTCTGTTAAGCATCCTACCATATTACAACAGACAGGTGTTTGGAGATTCTTGTGCCTTCACAAGCTTGTATCTCCATTCTGCTTGAACTCAGGTAAAATATTGAGGGTCATGTCTTCACTTTTGGATTGCAAATTTGCCTCACTTCTTCTAGAAGCTTTCCTTGTGGCTCGGGAGAGTCTCCTTCTGAAAGTATCTCCCGCCAAGAAATAGAGAATGGGGTCCACACAACTGTTGAGACTTGCTAGACCTCTTGTCACCTGATATGTGGCATAAACCCTGTCATTGAAAGCACACATTGCTGGGGTCTGAAAGTCAAGCCGGGCTCTCAAGTTCATCGTTTTCATCACATGGAAAGGGATGTAAGACACAGCAAAAACAGTCAGTACAATGATCACCAGGTAAATCGATTTTCTCCTCAGAGGAGAGTTGTCCAGATCTTTGTAAATCAAAGCTCTCACAATTAATCCGTAACAGCCCAGAATCAGCACCAACGGGACACAGAACATGGCCACGGTCGTGCACATGCTGTAGATGAAATAACTTCGCAGGTACTCGTCTGAGGTGGTGTCATAACaggtggtggttttgtttttgcggACCCCGGTACCCGAGTAGAATAGGATGGGGGAGATCGCCACCACCACAATGAGCCACACCAGCACGCTGATATAGACCGCGTTCTTCTTTTTGAGCCGGCCCAGGGACTTGAGGGGGTACACCACACCGCTGTACCGGTGGGCACTGATGCATGTCAGAAACAAGATGCTGCCATAGAGGTTCACATGAAAGATGAACCTCTGCAGTTTACACATGGCATCCCCGAAGATCCAGTCTGTTTTATTGAAGTAGTAGAAGATCAGGGCTGGCAGAGTCAGCACGTACAAGAAGTCGGCCAGAGCCAAGTTGAACATGTACACTGAGATGCCGCTCCAGGGCTTCATGTGGAAGACGAACATCCAGATGGCCACGCTGTTGCCCAGGAAGCCGATGATGAACACCAAAATGTAGACAGCCGGCAGGTAGTAAAACTGGAAGCCCGTCTTGGTCAAGGCGCATTTGAACGACGCGGAGACGGCGGCAGTGGAGGCGACCGTGCTGTTCCCCCAGGACGAACCCGGACCGGCCAGGAAGGCAGCGTCCGTCCCGTTGGGGACAGCCGGCCACAGCACCTCGGTCATTCTCTCCTCCTCGACTTAGGCGGCGGCTCCGAGGGGCAGCAGGCGGCGAGAGGGCAGCGGCGGCCAGGGGCGCAGCAAGCATCGGAAAAGCCAGCGAGCGGAAGGGAGCGGGCGAGCTGGATCCCCGCGGGAGGGGGCGCGCAGGGGCTCGCCCACGCCTGCTCTGGCCCCGCGTTCGCCGCGGGCCATGAAATCCGCCCCGGGCCGCCACCGAACTGGGCTATCGGGCAGGCCAGCAACTTCTCCGACCGCTGGCAACGCCGAGCTTACACAACAGGGCGCGCAGGGCACCACCGCGGATAACTTTCCGACTGCGCTTTCCCGAGGGGCCGCGGGTCCGCGCTGCAGAGCGCGCCAG
This window of the Theropithecus gelada isolate Dixy chromosome 2, Tgel_1.0, whole genome shotgun sequence genome carries:
- the P2RY1 gene encoding P2Y purinoceptor 1, whose amino-acid sequence is MTEVLWPAVPNGTDAAFLAGPGSSWGNSTVASTAAVSASFKCALTKTGFQFYYLPAVYILVFIIGFLGNSVAIWMFVFHMKPWSGISVYMFNLALADFLYVLTLPALIFYYFNKTDWIFGDAMCKLQRFIFHVNLYGSILFLTCISAHRYSGVVYPLKSLGRLKKKNAVYISVLVWLIVVVAISPILFYSGTGVRKNKTTTCYDTTSDEYLRSYFIYSMCTTVAMFCVPLVLILGCYGLIVRALIYKDLDNSPLRRKSIYLVIIVLTVFAVSYIPFHVMKTMNLRARLDFQTPAMCAFNDRVYATYQVTRGLASLNSCVDPILYFLAGDTFRRRLSRATRKASRRSEANLQSKSEDMTLNILPEFKQNGDTSL